In Hippocampus zosterae strain Florida chromosome 3, ASM2543408v3, whole genome shotgun sequence, a genomic segment contains:
- the c3h12orf4 gene encoding protein C12orf4 homolog isoform X1, with amino-acid sequence MKKIKGKASSTTEKEFVFEFKAGKHNCVLKVPLLFPIQENISDLHGRLMLLHKIPCYVEKELKVSLSDFIEKETILEYDREAELALQRLAMGHVDVNQLANAWTSAYVETTLEHARPEEPSWDEDFADVYHELIHSPASDTLLNLEHNYFVRISELISERDMELKKIQERQAAEMDKVMHELGNTLSDHDVNAVASQHFDAQQVLENKWVTELEQVTCIQKQEYQDWVIKLHQDLQKSNNSSQINEEIKVQSSQLSESSDSGDQMFEEQPQMEESFTIHLGAQLKTMHNLRLVRADVLDFCKHRRHGSSGAKLRRLQTALSLYSSSLCGLVLLVDNRVNSYSGIKRDFATVAKECTDFHFLSLEEQLKEVQQVVLYARTQRSSKQKDQPELPRNGSDDKSKNVERNPSNILPGEFYVSRHSNLSDVHVVFHLCVDDNVRSGNITARDPAIMGLRNILKVCCTHDVTTITVPLLLVHDMSEEMTIPWCLKRAELVFKCVKGTVLKNLITSATSTEMSHYMFHDGDGLMGWRRIAHGTVPGAKEYFRGNVLPVKQHAASDLPCLLHFNAHVKALMGTDARHPQGAAPGINCLAFLKFLFIFFFILKFCWGEVCELENALLSPHGDLKALTERRGSFSSLLSLFICILFKAAYLSERRLGPAARKAAAAIIISTLQGAALLTDFYDISNKPGAHVMSSELLSGAYTFCWSRYRMLHRMTCKVLLFHLLLVGTVNSIA; translated from the exons AGCTGAAAGTGTCACTGTCCGACTTCATTGAGAAAGAGACCATTTTGGAATACGACAGAGAGGCAGAACTGGCCCTGCAAAGACTCGCAATGGGACATGTTGATGTGAATCAGCTCGCCAACGCGTGGACCAGTGCCTATGTAGAG ACCACGTTAGAGCATGCTCGACCCGAGGAGCCCAGCTGGGATGAGGACTTTGCGGATGTTTACCACGAGTTGATCCATTCGCCTGCCTCGGATACGCTTCTCAACCTGGAGCACAATTACTTTGTCCGTATCTCCGAGCTTATCAGTGAGAGAGATATGGAGCTCAAGAAGATACAAGAGAG ACAAGCTGCAGAAATGGATAAAGTGATGCATGAGTTGGGGAATACGCTAAGTGACCATGATGTGAATGCAGTAGCGTCCCAACACTTTGATGCACAGCag GTCCTGGAGAACAAGTGGGTCACTGAACTGGAGCAAGTGACATGTATTCAAAAGCAAGAATATCAAGACTGGGTCATTAAACTACACCAGGACCTGCAGAAATCCAACAACAGCAGCCAAATTAA TGAGGAAATTAAGGTACAGTCTAGCCAGCTGTCAGAATCTTCAGATTCTGGAGACCAGATGTTTGAGGAGCAGCCTCAAATGGAAGAAAGCTTCACTATTCATCTAG GAGCACAACTGAAGACGATGCATAACCTGCGACTGGTTCGGGCAGATGTGTTGGACTTTTGTAAGCACCGACGTCATGGCAGCAGCGGAGCAAAGCTGCGACGCCTCCAAACGGCACTTTCGCTCTATTCGTCTTCACTCTGTGGTCTGGTACTGTTGGTCGACAACAGGGTCAACTCCTACAGTGGCATCAAGAGAG ATTTTGCAACGGTGGCCAAGGAGTGCACAGATTTTCACTTTCTCAGCCTGGAGGAACAGCTGAAAGAGGTGCAGCAGGTGGTGCTCTATGCCAGAACCCAGCGGAGCAGCAAGCAAAAAGATCAACCCG AGCTCCCCAGGAATGGAAGTGATGATAAAAGTAAAAACGTTGAAAGAAATCCATCCAATATCTTGCCAG GTGAGTTTTACGTCTCGCGGCACTCCAACCTGTCCGACGTCCATGTCGTCTTCCACCTGTGTGTGGATGACAACGTGCGCTCAGGGAACATCACGGCCAGGGACCCGGCCATCATGGGCCTGAGGAACATTCTGAAGGTCTGCTGCACACATGACGTAACCACCATCACCGTCCCGCTACTGCTGGTGCATGACATGTCGGAG GAAATGACCATTCCATGGTGTTTGAAGAGAGCAGAGCTGGTCTTCAAGTGTGTAAAAGGTACAGTTCTTAAAAATCTGATTACATCTGCAACATCAACAGAGATGAGTCATTACAT GTTTCATGATGGAGATGGCCTCATGGGATGGAGGCGTATCGCGCACGGTACAGTTCCTGGTGCCAAGG AGTATTTCAGAGGAAATGTTCTTCCAGTTAAGCAGCATGCTGCCTCAGATCTTCCGTGTCTCCTCCACTTTAACGCTCACGTCAAAGCCCTAATGGGAACAGATGCACGACACCCTCAAGGTGCAGCACCAGGGATCAACTGCTTAGCCTTTTTGAagtttctgtttattttttttttcattcttaaaTTCTGTTGGGGGGAGGTGTGTGAACTTGAGAATGCCCTTCTCTCTCCACATGGCGATCTTAAAGCGCTTACAGAGAGGCGAGGATCCTTTAGCAGTTTATTAAGCCTGTTTATTTGTATTCTCTTTAAAGCTGCATATCTTAGTGAAAGACGACTGGGTCCCGCAGCTCGCAAAGCAGCTGCTGCAATTATCATTTCAACCCTCCAGGGTGCAGCACTGCTGACAGACTTTTATGACATCAGCAACAAACCGGGTGCTCATGTCATGTCTTCAGAGCTGCTATCTGGAGCTTACACATTTTGTTGGAGCCGCTACAGAATGCTGCATCGAATGACATGTAAAGTATTATTGTTTCACCTTTTGCTGGTAGGCACTGTAAATAGCATTGCatga